The proteins below come from a single Chryseobacterium bernardetii genomic window:
- a CDS encoding TM2 domain-containing protein gives MENYGYTKNDNTGSQQQNNIPYRSEKKLPAALLGILVGWLALNKFYLGYTKEGIIQLVLNLVTCGVASVIPFIEGIIYLCMDDRQFDDTYVYGRKPWL, from the coding sequence ATGGAAAATTACGGTTATACAAAGAATGATAATACCGGGAGTCAACAGCAGAACAATATTCCTTACCGTTCAGAAAAAAAACTTCCCGCAGCTTTATTGGGTATTCTTGTAGGATGGCTGGCTCTAAACAAATTTTATCTCGGATATACCAAAGAAGGAATTATCCAGTTGGTTCTAAACCTTGTTACCTGTGGCGTTGCTTCTGTTATCCCTTTTATTGAAGGCATCATCTATCTCTGTATGGATGACAGACAGTTTGATGATACTTATGTCTATGGAAGAAAGCCATGGCTGTAA
- the hemB gene encoding porphobilinogen synthase — MIHSRNRRLRVNESIRSLVRENVLTTDDFVMPIFVMEGENMQEPIPSMPGIFRRSIDLTVKECKELFSLGVKAVNLYMKVSENLKDNTGKEAWNKNGLMQNTIKAIKDAVPGMVVMPDVALDPYSIYGHDGIIENGKILNDATNEALAKMSVSHAEAGADLVAPSDMMDGRVQVIREALEESGFTDVGIVSYAAKYASSFYGPFRSALDSAPKADVEIPKDKKTYQMDFHNSREALNEVFKDIDEGADVIMIKPGLPYLDIVSKVREAIDLPIAVYNVSGEYAMVKAAVQNGWLDNDKTIIENLTCFKRAGADMIFTYFAKEAAMILNK; from the coding sequence ATGATACATTCAAGAAATAGAAGACTTAGAGTTAATGAATCTATCAGAAGTTTGGTAAGAGAAAATGTGCTTACAACTGATGATTTTGTAATGCCGATCTTCGTAATGGAGGGCGAAAACATGCAGGAACCGATCCCGTCGATGCCAGGGATTTTCAGGCGAAGCATAGATTTAACAGTGAAAGAATGTAAGGAATTATTTTCTTTAGGCGTAAAAGCTGTCAATTTATACATGAAGGTGTCTGAAAACCTGAAAGACAATACCGGAAAAGAAGCTTGGAACAAGAACGGATTAATGCAGAATACCATCAAAGCTATTAAAGACGCTGTTCCTGGAATGGTGGTCATGCCTGATGTTGCTTTAGACCCTTATTCAATCTACGGACATGACGGAATTATTGAAAACGGGAAAATATTAAATGATGCTACCAATGAGGCATTGGCAAAAATGTCAGTATCTCATGCGGAAGCAGGAGCAGATCTTGTAGCTCCAAGTGATATGATGGATGGCAGAGTGCAGGTAATCCGTGAAGCATTGGAAGAAAGCGGGTTTACAGATGTTGGTATCGTAAGTTATGCTGCAAAATACGCAAGTTCTTTCTATGGGCCTTTCAGAAGCGCTTTAGACAGTGCCCCGAAAGCAGATGTTGAAATTCCTAAAGATAAAAAGACTTACCAGATGGATTTCCACAATTCCCGCGAAGCTTTAAACGAAGTATTTAAAGATATTGATGAAGGGGCAGACGTTATTATGATTAAACCGGGACTTCCTTATCTGGATATTGTTTCTAAAGTACGTGAAGCAATTGATCTTCCGATTGCTGTTTATAATGTAAGTGGTGAATATGCGATGGTGAAAGCTGCGGTTCAGAACGGCTGGCTGGATAATGATAAGACGATCATTGAAAATCTTACCTGTTTCAAAAGAGCAGGGGCAGACATGATCTTCACTTATTTTGCCAAAGAAGCGGCAATGATTTTAAATAAATAA
- a CDS encoding T9SS type A sorting domain-containing protein translates to MKKLLLLFLFVGTFVGFSNNLQAQLREPGSITQKADDGVLLAYPNPAKDFLIIKAKDSSLRIKSVTFYSILGMQVANYTVNMNSGEINIEKLKPGKYLIRYILSDNTQKVTQIVKQ, encoded by the coding sequence ATGAAAAAACTTTTACTTTTATTTCTATTTGTAGGCACTTTTGTTGGTTTTTCCAACAATTTACAAGCTCAGCTTAGAGAGCCGGGTTCCATCACTCAGAAAGCAGATGATGGTGTTTTGCTTGCCTATCCAAATCCTGCAAAGGATTTCCTTATTATTAAGGCAAAAGATTCTTCTTTAAGGATCAAAAGTGTGACTTTTTATTCTATTTTGGGTATGCAGGTTGCCAATTATACAGTCAATATGAATTCCGGAGAGATTAATATTGAAAAATTAAAACCCGGAAAATATCTGATCCGTTATATTTTGAGCGACAATACACAAAAAGTTACTCAAATCGTGAAACAATAA
- a CDS encoding ABC transporter ATP-binding protein has product MLKAEHIKKTYNAGKKVALDDFSIHVPKGSIYGLLGPNGAGKTSFIRIINQITQADSGEILINGQKLNPSHIKDIGYMPEERGLYKNMSVGDQILYFGELKGMSKNDALNEAKKWFEKLNIDQWWKKKLSELSKGMAQKIQFVVTVLHRPHLLILDEPFSGFDPVNANLIKDQIIDLKNNGTTIILSTHRMESVEEMCDYVALINNSKKIIDGRVFDVREKFKKNIFGITLSEVNNEQLENFRNKYEIFNFSNENSLVSFDLKNEADQNNILLDLVHVGKVRSFDERIPSMNEVFINAVSNHS; this is encoded by the coding sequence ATGCTAAAAGCTGAACATATTAAAAAGACCTATAATGCCGGAAAAAAGGTCGCACTGGATGATTTCAGCATCCATGTTCCCAAAGGAAGTATTTACGGACTTTTAGGACCCAACGGAGCCGGAAAAACCTCATTTATCCGTATCATCAATCAAATTACCCAGGCAGACTCCGGAGAAATCTTAATCAACGGACAAAAGCTGAACCCCAGCCACATTAAAGATATTGGTTATATGCCTGAAGAAAGAGGGCTGTATAAGAATATGAGCGTAGGTGATCAGATCCTGTATTTCGGAGAGCTGAAAGGGATGAGTAAAAATGACGCCCTGAATGAAGCGAAAAAATGGTTTGAAAAGCTGAATATCGACCAATGGTGGAAGAAAAAGCTTTCTGAACTTTCTAAGGGGATGGCACAAAAGATCCAGTTTGTGGTAACCGTACTGCACAGGCCCCATCTTTTAATCCTTGATGAACCTTTCTCAGGTTTCGATCCTGTGAATGCCAACCTAATTAAAGACCAGATTATTGATCTTAAGAATAATGGAACCACCATCATTCTTTCTACCCACAGGATGGAAAGCGTGGAAGAAATGTGTGATTATGTGGCGTTAATCAATAATTCAAAGAAGATTATTGACGGAAGAGTTTTTGATGTAAGAGAAAAATTCAAAAAAAATATTTTTGGAATTACGCTTTCTGAAGTAAACAATGAACAATTGGAAAACTTCAGAAATAAATATGAGATCTTCAACTTTTCCAATGAGAACAGCCTGGTTTCTTTTGACCTGAAAAATGAAGCAGATCAGAATAATATCCTTCTTGACCTTGTGCATGTAGGGAAAGTAAGGTCATTTGACGAAAGAATTCCTAGTATGAATGAAGTGTTTATTAATGCCGTAAGTAACCATTCTTAA
- a CDS encoding ABC transporter permease, with translation MKNIFLITKREFLTQVKKKSFIILTLLAPVMIIAFGAVIGLMFKANESHSIIEVVDKSGLFTNQLKSNDKLNYVFVSAADEKSKINNLKGNESLDGILILPELKGQNYEELETGARLVINSKMGFDTKQKIISDITNVVKKEKIKQLGIQETQLNDLDKSFSLKTINVADNNKEDSDLTFGVKSGLSMVLMYVTFMFIIIYGVRVMRSVLEEKNNRVVEIIISSVKPFELMMGKILGVTLVALTQFLIWITMSVIGALVLNTGFSSLQQNVPGANEQIASKLDMTQLATQISHSLLELNFPLIIFVFIVFFLLGYIFYSSIYAAIGSAVDNETETQQFTLFAILPLTLGMYGSFSLMNNPDGPMGFWLSIIPFTSPVAMIARIPFGVPAWQIALSIVLLLATTVFMIFLAGKIYRVGILMYGNKATLKELWKWIKG, from the coding sequence ATGAAAAATATTTTTTTAATTACAAAGAGGGAGTTTCTTACACAGGTTAAGAAAAAATCCTTTATCATATTGACTTTACTGGCTCCAGTTATGATTATTGCTTTTGGGGCAGTGATCGGATTAATGTTTAAAGCCAATGAATCCCACAGTATTATTGAGGTTGTTGATAAAAGTGGTTTATTCACTAACCAACTTAAGTCAAATGACAAGCTGAATTATGTGTTTGTTTCTGCTGCAGATGAAAAGTCTAAAATTAATAATTTAAAAGGAAATGAATCTCTGGATGGAATTTTAATTTTACCGGAATTGAAAGGCCAGAATTACGAAGAACTTGAAACAGGAGCAAGATTGGTTATCAACAGTAAAATGGGCTTTGATACCAAACAAAAAATTATTTCCGACATTACCAATGTTGTTAAAAAGGAAAAAATCAAACAATTAGGAATTCAGGAAACTCAACTGAACGATCTTGATAAGAGTTTCAGCCTGAAAACCATTAACGTTGCTGACAACAACAAAGAGGATTCCGACCTTACTTTTGGGGTAAAATCCGGCCTTAGTATGGTTCTGATGTATGTTACCTTTATGTTCATTATCATCTATGGAGTAAGAGTAATGCGAAGTGTTCTGGAGGAAAAGAATAACCGTGTTGTGGAGATCATTATCTCTTCTGTAAAACCTTTTGAGCTGATGATGGGTAAAATCCTTGGAGTAACACTGGTTGCGCTTACCCAGTTTCTGATCTGGATCACCATGTCTGTGATTGGCGCTTTGGTTTTAAATACAGGATTCTCCTCTCTTCAACAGAATGTTCCCGGTGCAAATGAGCAAATTGCCAGTAAGCTGGACATGACACAGCTTGCTACTCAGATTTCCCACAGTTTACTGGAACTGAATTTCCCACTGATTATTTTTGTATTCATTGTCTTTTTCCTTTTAGGATATATTTTCTACAGTTCTATTTACGCCGCTATTGGTTCTGCTGTAGATAATGAAACAGAAACCCAGCAGTTCACTTTATTTGCGATCTTACCATTAACCCTGGGCATGTATGGAAGTTTCTCCTTAATGAACAATCCTGATGGCCCAATGGGCTTCTGGTTATCTATTATTCCATTTACTTCTCCGGTTGCCATGATTGCCAGAATACCTTTCGGGGTTCCTGCATGGCAGATTGCTTTATCTATTGTATTATTGCTGGCAACAACTGTCTTTATGATATTCCTTGCCGGAAAAATTTACCGTGTAGGAATCCTGATGTACGGAAATAAAGCTACTTTAAAGGAACTTTGGAAGTGGATTAAGGGCTAA
- a CDS encoding porin family protein has translation MKKLLLTSALTLSVLSFAQVQWKDTRFGVTAGLNYSRVSNAHNPSGPRYTFQGGALALIPIGKANQFYIQPEVLYYGAGETGKDSDAKNVDGYNAVYANNYLSVPLYFKGYFSEAESEFFGLLGPRFNFLLSQNVKDVPAKRPYYDPDVTDPSQPAGVNGKANSFNWGIGLGIGYSYKRQLELALKYDLGLGDTYPGLKKETKGTDKKKSEQVIALTLSYIFK, from the coding sequence ATGAAAAAACTTTTATTAACCTCAGCTTTAACTCTCTCTGTTTTATCCTTTGCACAAGTGCAGTGGAAAGATACAAGATTCGGGGTTACTGCCGGATTAAACTATTCCAGAGTATCAAATGCCCATAATCCTTCAGGTCCAAGATACACCTTTCAGGGTGGAGCTTTGGCTTTAATTCCCATAGGAAAGGCAAACCAGTTTTATATTCAGCCTGAAGTTCTATACTATGGGGCTGGAGAAACAGGTAAAGATAGTGATGCTAAGAATGTAGATGGTTATAATGCTGTATATGCTAATAACTATCTGAGTGTACCGCTTTATTTCAAAGGGTATTTTTCAGAGGCAGAATCTGAATTCTTTGGACTGTTAGGACCTAGATTTAACTTTTTGCTGAGCCAAAATGTTAAAGATGTTCCTGCAAAAAGACCTTACTATGATCCGGATGTTACTGACCCTTCACAACCAGCAGGCGTAAATGGAAAAGCAAACAGCTTTAACTGGGGAATAGGATTAGGAATAGGATATAGCTATAAGAGGCAACTTGAATTAGCCTTAAAATATGACTTAGGTCTTGGAGATACCTATCCTGGTCTGAAAAAAGAAACCAAAGGAACAGATAAGAAAAAATCTGAACAGGTGATAGCTCTTACCTTAAGCTATATATTCAAATAA
- the sucD gene encoding succinate--CoA ligase subunit alpha — MSILVNKDSKVIVQGFTGNEGTFHASQMIEYGTNVVGGVTPGKGGSEHLGKPVFNTVADAVEKAGANVSIIFVPPAFAADAIMEAAEAGIKVIVCITEGIPVADMVKVKSYIADRDCRLIGPNCPGIITSEEAKIGIMPGFVFKKGKVGIVSKSGTLTYEAADQVVRAGYGISTAIGIGGDPIIGTTTREALELFINDPETEAVVMIGEIGGGLEAEAARWYKASGSTKPVVGFIAGQTAPKGRTMGHAGAIVGGAEDTAQAKMEIMRENGINVVDSPADIGATVAKILG; from the coding sequence ATGTCAATTTTAGTAAACAAAGATTCTAAAGTAATTGTACAAGGATTTACAGGGAACGAAGGTACTTTCCATGCTAGCCAGATGATTGAATACGGAACAAACGTAGTAGGTGGTGTTACTCCAGGAAAAGGAGGAAGCGAGCACTTAGGAAAGCCTGTATTCAACACAGTAGCTGACGCTGTTGAAAAAGCAGGAGCAAACGTAAGTATTATTTTCGTACCACCGGCATTTGCAGCAGACGCTATCATGGAAGCTGCTGAAGCAGGGATCAAAGTAATTGTATGTATTACTGAAGGTATTCCTGTAGCTGATATGGTAAAAGTAAAATCTTATATCGCTGACAGAGACTGCAGATTAATCGGACCAAACTGCCCTGGAATCATTACTTCTGAAGAAGCTAAAATTGGTATTATGCCAGGTTTCGTTTTCAAAAAAGGTAAAGTAGGTATCGTTTCAAAATCAGGTACACTTACTTACGAAGCTGCTGATCAGGTAGTAAGAGCAGGTTACGGTATTTCTACAGCTATCGGTATCGGTGGTGACCCAATTATCGGAACTACTACAAGAGAAGCTCTTGAATTATTCATCAACGATCCTGAAACTGAAGCTGTTGTAATGATTGGTGAAATTGGTGGTGGATTAGAAGCTGAAGCTGCTAGATGGTATAAAGCTAGCGGATCTACTAAGCCGGTTGTAGGATTTATTGCTGGGCAAACAGCTCCAAAAGGAAGAACAATGGGACATGCTGGTGCTATTGTAGGTGGTGCAGAAGATACAGCTCAGGCAAAAATGGAGATCATGAGAGAGAATGGTATCAACGTTGTTGATTCTCCTGCTGATATCGGTGCTACTGTAGCAAAAATTCTAGGATAA
- a CDS encoding UDP-3-O-(3-hydroxymyristoyl)glucosamine N-acyltransferase, with protein MRFHSPQKLKTIADLIGSKFVGPEDFEVLGTNEIHMVKPGDIVFVNHPKYYDKALNSAATIILIDKEVDCPEGKALLVSDDPFRDFNKINTHFTRIYNFTEELHDVEIGEGTRIHSTAVIGNNVKIGKNTLIFPNVVIGDRTVIGDNVIIQSNTVLGGDAFYYRKLNGNFDRLISVGNVVIENNVEIGNGCTIDRGVTDSTVIGEGSVLDNQIQIGHDTIIGKKCLIASQVGIAGCCVIGDEVTLWGQVGIASGNKIDSGSVLLGKTGVNRDLEKGTYIGMFAEDFKTYLKKEVKLRNLK; from the coding sequence ATGAGATTCCATTCTCCGCAAAAGCTTAAAACAATTGCAGATTTAATAGGTTCAAAATTTGTTGGCCCGGAAGATTTTGAAGTATTGGGAACCAACGAAATTCACATGGTTAAGCCAGGTGATATTGTTTTTGTGAACCATCCCAAATATTATGACAAGGCATTAAACTCTGCCGCTACTATTATTTTGATTGATAAAGAAGTAGATTGTCCGGAAGGTAAAGCACTTCTGGTTTCTGATGATCCTTTCAGAGACTTTAATAAGATCAATACCCATTTTACAAGAATTTACAACTTTACAGAAGAGCTTCACGATGTTGAAATTGGAGAAGGAACAAGAATTCATTCTACTGCAGTAATCGGAAACAATGTGAAGATTGGGAAAAATACTTTAATTTTCCCGAATGTAGTGATTGGTGACAGAACCGTTATCGGAGATAATGTAATCATTCAGTCCAATACCGTATTGGGAGGCGATGCCTTCTATTACAGGAAGCTGAACGGAAATTTTGACCGTTTAATCTCTGTAGGAAACGTAGTGATTGAAAATAATGTGGAAATAGGAAATGGATGTACTATTGACAGGGGAGTTACAGATTCTACAGTGATTGGTGAGGGTTCTGTTTTGGATAATCAGATTCAGATAGGGCATGATACTATCATCGGGAAAAAATGCTTAATAGCTTCTCAGGTCGGCATCGCCGGTTGCTGTGTGATTGGGGATGAAGTAACCTTATGGGGACAGGTGGGGATTGCTTCAGGTAATAAAATTGATAGTGGTTCTGTACTTTTAGGAAAAACCGGAGTGAACAGAGACCTTGAAAAAGGAACCTATATCGGAATGTTTGCTGAAGATTTCAAGACTTATCTGAAAAAAGAAGTAAAACTGAGAAATCTCAAATAA
- the efp gene encoding elongation factor P: MATSNDIKKGLCIEYSNDIYKVIEFLHVKPGKGPAFVRTKLKSVTNGKVIDNTFSAGHKIDEVKVITRKFQYLYDDENGFHFMNNEDFSQLYINKEMIENAQFMKAGEEVTIILKEADETPLSAELPQSVYLDVIEADPGVKGNTATNALKNAIVETGARVMVPLFIEPGDRIKVSTEDGSYLERVKE; this comes from the coding sequence ATGGCAACAAGTAACGATATCAAAAAAGGGCTTTGCATCGAGTATAGCAATGATATTTATAAAGTAATTGAGTTCCTTCACGTAAAACCAGGAAAAGGACCTGCTTTCGTAAGAACAAAATTAAAGTCAGTAACTAACGGGAAAGTAATTGACAATACTTTCTCTGCAGGACACAAAATTGATGAAGTAAAAGTAATCACCAGAAAGTTCCAGTATCTTTATGATGATGAGAACGGATTCCACTTCATGAATAACGAAGATTTTTCTCAGTTATACATTAATAAAGAAATGATTGAAAACGCTCAGTTTATGAAAGCTGGTGAAGAAGTAACAATCATTTTGAAAGAAGCTGACGAAACTCCACTTTCTGCTGAACTTCCACAGTCTGTATACTTAGATGTTATTGAGGCTGATCCGGGAGTAAAAGGAAACACGGCAACTAACGCCCTTAAAAACGCAATCGTTGAAACAGGGGCAAGAGTAATGGTTCCTTTGTTCATTGAACCGGGAGACAGAATTAAAGTAAGTACTGAAGACGGTAGCTACTTAGAAAGAGTAAAAGAATAA